From Blastochloris viridis, one genomic window encodes:
- the lepA gene encoding translation elongation factor 4, which produces MTAPPIDHIRNFTIVAHIDHGKSTLSDRLIQLTGTLAERDMVEQVLDSMDIERERGITIKAQTVRLAYRAKNGKDYILNLIDTPGHVDFAYEVSRSLAACEGSLLVVDASQGVEAQTLANVYHAIDAGHDIVPVLNKVDLPAAEPDKVKAQIEDVIGLDASEAVMISAKTGLGVPDVLEAIVNRLPPPKGDRAEPLKALLVDSWYDAYLGVVVLVRVVDGELRRGQKIRMIGTGASYEVDKVGVFAPKMKDTDVLGPGEIGFLTGSIKEVADTRVGDTITDEKRQTAFALPGFKPAQPVVFCGLFPVDAADFEALRAAMGRLRLNDASFTYEMETSAALGFGFRCGFLGLLHLEIIQERLEREFNLDLIATAPSVVYKISLTNGDVIELHNPADMPDPVKVSDIAEPWIEATILTPDDYLGSVLKLCQDRRGEQLDLSYVGARAMVRYALPLNEVVFDFYDRLKSVSRGYASFDYHITGYRTGDLVKMQILVNAEPVDALAMLVHRARAEGRGRAMCEKLKELIPPHMFQVPIQAAIGGKIVARETVRAFRKDVTAKCYGGDISRKRKLLDKQKEGKKRMRQFGKVEIPQEAFIAALKVDG; this is translated from the coding sequence ATGACCGCGCCCCCGATCGACCACATCCGCAACTTCACCATCGTCGCCCACATCGACCATGGCAAGTCCACCCTGTCCGACCGGCTGATCCAGCTCACCGGCACGCTGGCCGAGCGCGACATGGTCGAGCAGGTGCTCGATTCGATGGACATCGAGCGCGAGCGCGGCATCACCATCAAGGCCCAGACGGTGCGGCTGGCCTACCGCGCCAAGAACGGCAAGGACTATATTCTTAATCTGATCGACACCCCAGGGCACGTTGACTTCGCCTATGAGGTCTCCCGTTCGCTGGCCGCCTGCGAGGGCTCGCTGCTGGTGGTCGACGCCTCGCAGGGGGTGGAGGCCCAGACCCTGGCCAACGTCTACCACGCCATCGACGCCGGCCACGACATCGTGCCGGTGCTGAACAAGGTCGATTTGCCGGCGGCCGAGCCCGACAAGGTCAAGGCGCAGATCGAGGACGTCATCGGCCTCGATGCCTCCGAGGCGGTGATGATCTCGGCCAAGACCGGGCTCGGCGTGCCCGACGTGCTGGAGGCCATCGTCAACCGGCTGCCGCCGCCCAAGGGCGACCGCGCCGAGCCGCTCAAGGCGCTCTTGGTCGATTCCTGGTACGACGCCTATCTCGGCGTGGTGGTGCTGGTGCGCGTCGTCGATGGCGAACTGAGGCGCGGTCAGAAGATCCGCATGATCGGCACCGGTGCGAGCTACGAGGTCGACAAGGTCGGCGTGTTCGCGCCCAAGATGAAGGATACCGACGTGCTCGGCCCCGGCGAGATCGGCTTCCTCACCGGCTCGATCAAGGAGGTGGCCGACACTCGGGTCGGCGACACCATTACCGACGAAAAGCGCCAGACCGCTTTCGCCCTGCCGGGTTTCAAGCCGGCCCAGCCGGTGGTGTTCTGCGGGCTGTTTCCGGTCGATGCCGCCGATTTCGAGGCGCTGCGCGCGGCGATGGGCCGGCTTCGGCTCAACGATGCCAGCTTCACCTACGAGATGGAAACCTCGGCCGCGCTCGGCTTCGGCTTCCGCTGCGGCTTCCTCGGCCTGCTCCACCTCGAAATCATCCAGGAGCGGCTGGAGCGCGAGTTCAACCTCGACCTCATCGCCACCGCACCGTCGGTGGTCTACAAGATCAGCCTGACCAATGGCGATGTGATCGAGCTGCACAACCCGGCCGACATGCCCGATCCGGTCAAGGTGTCGGACATCGCCGAGCCGTGGATCGAGGCCACCATTCTGACGCCGGATGATTATCTCGGCTCGGTGCTCAAGCTGTGCCAGGACCGTCGCGGCGAGCAGCTCGATCTATCCTATGTCGGCGCGCGCGCCATGGTGCGCTATGCGCTGCCGCTGAACGAGGTGGTGTTCGATTTCTACGACCGGCTGAAGTCGGTGTCGCGCGGCTACGCCTCGTTCGACTACCACATCACCGGCTACCGCACCGGCGACCTCGTCAAGATGCAGATCCTGGTCAATGCCGAGCCGGTCGACGCGCTGGCGATGCTGGTGCATCGCGCCAGAGCCGAGGGCAGAGGCCGGGCGATGTGCGAGAAGCTGAAGGAGCTGATCCCGCCGCACATGTTCCAGGTGCCGATCCAGGCGGCGATCGGCGGCAAGATCGTGGCGCGCGAGACCGTGCGCGCCTTCCGCAAGGACGTCACCGCCAAGTGCTACGGCGGCGACATCTCCCGCAAGCGCAAGCTGCTCGACAAGCAGAAGGAGGGCAAGAAGCGCATGCGCCAGTTCGGCAAGGTCGAGATCCCGCAGGAGGCGTTCATTGCGGCCTTGAAGGTGGATGGGTGA
- a CDS encoding HPr family phosphocarrier protein: MIINKRGLHARASAKFVMLAETFDAEITVSRAGETVGGTSIMGLMMLAAAPGTSIEITAHGPQASEAMDALSALVTDKFGEGE; the protein is encoded by the coding sequence ATGATCATCAACAAGCGCGGCCTGCACGCCCGTGCCTCGGCCAAGTTCGTGATGCTGGCGGAAACCTTCGACGCCGAAATCACCGTCTCGCGCGCCGGCGAGACGGTCGGCGGCACCTCGATCATGGGCCTGATGATGCTGGCGGCAGCGCCCGGCACCTCGATCGAGATCACCGCCCACGGGCCGCAGGCGAGTGAGGCGATGGACGCCTTGAGCGCGCTGGTGACCGACAAGTTCGGCGAAGGCGAGTAA
- a CDS encoding multidrug effflux MFS transporter encodes MPIRPDTVASTVLLALLTSLAALSTDMYLPSLPSIAGELAAAASDVQLTLSAFLVGFALGQVVYGPLSDRYGRKPVLLAGLAIYVAASAACAMATSVEMLIAARFVQAIGACGPMVIGRAIVRDLYSGARAGQELARMGSIMGLVPAVAPVLGGILEMTFGWRSSFLVMLTYGVAASAAVLLALPETLTRRAPEVPSPLAIARVFGVILRDGGFRGYLGIVVTVYAGLFAWISGSSFVLQGLYGFSQIAFGAAFSVGVLGYVAGTVIATRLNPAIGIDRTVGLGTAASALGGVAMLAVVLTPIEAPMLIVAAMVIYMLGFGLSFPSAIAGALIPFPDRAGAASSLVGFAQMTFGAVVGVWIGHSLGATALPMAATIAGSGLAAAATWRLTRADRIHERG; translated from the coding sequence ATGCCGATCCGCCCCGACACGGTCGCCTCGACCGTGCTGCTTGCGCTGCTGACGTCGCTGGCGGCGCTGTCGACCGACATGTATCTGCCCTCGCTGCCCTCGATCGCCGGCGAACTGGCGGCGGCGGCGTCCGACGTGCAGCTCACGTTGTCGGCCTTCCTGGTCGGCTTCGCTCTCGGCCAGGTGGTCTACGGCCCGCTGTCGGATCGCTACGGCCGCAAGCCGGTGCTGCTGGCCGGACTTGCCATCTACGTCGCCGCCAGCGCCGCCTGCGCCATGGCGACCTCGGTCGAGATGCTGATCGCGGCGCGGTTCGTCCAGGCCATCGGCGCGTGCGGGCCGATGGTGATCGGCCGCGCCATCGTGCGCGACCTCTACAGCGGCGCCCGCGCCGGCCAGGAGCTGGCGCGGATGGGCTCGATCATGGGCCTGGTGCCGGCGGTGGCGCCGGTGCTGGGCGGCATCCTGGAAATGACGTTCGGCTGGCGCAGCAGTTTCCTGGTGATGCTGACCTATGGCGTGGCCGCCAGCGCCGCGGTGCTGCTGGCCTTGCCGGAGACGCTGACGCGGCGGGCGCCGGAGGTGCCCTCCCCGCTCGCCATCGCGCGGGTGTTCGGCGTCATCCTGCGCGACGGCGGCTTCCGCGGCTATCTCGGCATCGTCGTCACCGTCTATGCCGGGCTGTTCGCCTGGATATCGGGCTCGTCCTTCGTGCTGCAGGGCCTTTACGGCTTCAGCCAGATCGCCTTCGGCGCGGCGTTCTCGGTCGGCGTGCTCGGCTATGTCGCCGGCACGGTGATCGCGACCCGGCTCAACCCCGCCATCGGCATCGACCGCACCGTCGGGCTCGGCACCGCGGCGAGCGCGCTCGGCGGCGTCGCCATGCTCGCCGTGGTGCTGACGCCGATCGAAGCGCCGATGCTGATCGTCGCGGCGATGGTGATCTACATGCTGGGGTTCGGGCTGTCGTTCCCGAGCGCCATCGCCGGGGCGTTGATTCCGTTTCCCGACCGGGCCGGGGCGGCATCCTCGCTGGTCGGCTTCGCCCAGATGACGTTCGGCGCCGTGGTCGGGGTGTGGATCGGCCACTCGCTGGGGGCGACCGCGCTGCCGATGGCCGCGACGATCGCCGGCTCCGGCCTCGCCGCCGCGGCAACGTGGCGACTCACGCGAGCCGACCGCATCCATGAGCGGGGGTGA
- a CDS encoding GNAT family N-acetyltransferase: MAAERELSYPTVPAVLIGWLGRHCDYAGRGLGEALLLDAIKTVATAPIGAHAMFADAIDDTAAAFYAALGFTPLIRRPRTLYLPVATALSLLSP; this comes from the coding sequence ATGGCGGCCGAGCGCGAGCTGAGCTATCCGACCGTTCCGGCGGTACTGATCGGCTGGCTTGGGCGGCATTGCGACTACGCTGGACGAGGGCTTGGAGAAGCCCTGCTGCTCGACGCCATCAAGACGGTGGCGACCGCACCGATCGGCGCGCACGCCATGTTCGCCGACGCCATCGACGACACGGCAGCGGCCTTCTACGCGGCCCTCGGCTTCACGCCTTTGATCCGGCGGCCACGCACCCTCTATCTGCCGGTGGCAACAGCGTTGAGCCTGCTGTCGCCATGA
- a CDS encoding GIY-YIG nuclease family protein produces MFFVYMLASKPNGTLYIGVTRDVIRRVHQHRTKAVPGFTAKYGVTRLVYVETFDGPESAIGAFSAKVGTGFAEENATNQSQSREKQLKGWNRAWKIRLIEQANPSWRDLFEELAG; encoded by the coding sequence ATGTTCTTCGTCTACATGCTCGCCAGCAAGCCCAATGGCACGCTCTACATCGGCGTGACGCGCGACGTCATCCGCCGCGTCCATCAGCACCGGACCAAAGCGGTGCCCGGCTTCACCGCCAAGTACGGCGTCACCCGCCTCGTCTATGTCGAGACCTTCGATGGTCCGGAGAGCGCAATCGGAGCATTTTCCGCAAAAGTGGGCACCGGTTTTGCGGAAGAAAATGCGACAAACCAAAGCCAAAGCCGCGAAAAGCAGCTCAAGGGCTGGAACCGGGCGTGGAAAATCCGGCTGATCGAACAGGCGAACCCTTCGTGGCGGGATCTGTTCGAGGAATTGGCCGGTTGA
- the fmt gene encoding methionyl-tRNA formyltransferase, whose translation MPLNIVFMGTPDFSVPTLAELIGHGHQVRAVYTRAPAPAGRGMALTKSPVHQLADQFGIPVLHPKTLRTEEAQETFRGHGADVAVVVAYGLILPTPVLEAPVYGCLNLHGSILPRWRGAAPIQRAVMAGDAETAVMVMKMDEGLDTGPVAMAERFAITPDDTAGDVHDRMMALGADLMVRALAALERGGLTFSPQAEAGVTYAKKIEKTETRIDWARSAAEVHNHIRGLSPFPGAWFELDGVRVKVLRAARAEGSGAPGTVLDDRLTVACGSGAVRLIDLQRAGKAPMAAEVFLRGTPVAAGAGFG comes from the coding sequence ATGCCGCTCAACATCGTCTTCATGGGCACGCCCGACTTTTCGGTGCCGACGCTGGCCGAGCTCATCGGCCATGGCCATCAGGTCCGCGCCGTCTACACCCGCGCGCCGGCGCCGGCCGGCCGCGGCATGGCGCTGACCAAAAGTCCGGTGCACCAGCTCGCCGACCAGTTCGGCATCCCGGTGCTGCACCCCAAGACGCTGCGCACTGAAGAGGCGCAGGAGACCTTCCGCGGCCATGGCGCCGACGTCGCGGTGGTGGTGGCCTATGGCCTGATTCTGCCGACGCCCGTGCTGGAGGCGCCGGTGTACGGCTGCCTCAACCTCCACGGCTCGATTCTGCCGCGCTGGCGCGGCGCCGCCCCGATCCAGCGCGCGGTGATGGCGGGCGACGCCGAGACCGCGGTGATGGTGATGAAGATGGACGAGGGGCTGGATACCGGCCCGGTCGCCATGGCCGAGCGCTTCGCCATCACGCCGGACGACACCGCCGGCGACGTCCACGACCGCATGATGGCGCTCGGCGCCGACCTGATGGTGCGGGCGCTCGCGGCACTTGAGCGCGGCGGGCTGACCTTCTCTCCTCAGGCCGAGGCCGGCGTCACCTACGCCAAGAAGATCGAGAAGACCGAGACCCGCATCGACTGGGCGAGGTCGGCGGCGGAGGTCCACAACCACATCCGCGGCCTCAGCCCCTTCCCCGGCGCCTGGTTCGAGCTGGACGGGGTGCGGGTCAAGGTGCTGCGTGCGGCCCGGGCCGAGGGCAGCGGCGCGCCCGGCACCGTGCTTGACGACCGCCTGACCGTCGCCTGCGGCAGCGGCGCGGTGCGCCTGATCGACTTGCAGCGCGCCGGCAAGGCGCCGATGGCGGCCGAGGTGTTTTTGCGCGGCACGCCGGTGGCGGCCGGCGCCGGTTTCGGCTGA
- the ahcY gene encoding adenosylhomocysteinase produces the protein MSKDYVVRDIGLAEWGRKEIDIAETEMPGLMVTRAEYGPAQPLKGARIAGSLHMTIQTAVLIETLAALGADIRWASCNIYSTQDHAAAAIADRGIPVFAVKGESLEDYWEYTHKIFEWADGGVPNMILDDGGDATLLVHLGLRAEQGDTAFLDGATNEEEEVLFAAIKRRLKHKPGWYSKLAGSIRGVTEETTTGVHRLYIMEREGKLLFPAINVNDSVTKSKFDNLYGCRESLVDGIRRGTDVMMAGKVAMVAGFGDVGKGSAASLRQAGCRVLVSEIDPICALQAAMEGYEVTTMEDAAARADIFVTATGNLDVITIDHMRAMKDRAIVCNIGHFDSEIQVASLKNLKWHNVKPQVDEIEFPEGKRIILLSEGRLVNLGNAMGHPSFVMSASFTNQTLAQIELFTKPGQYDKKVYTLPKHLDEKVARLHLDKIGVKLTKLSEKQATYIDVPVAGPYKPDHYRY, from the coding sequence ATGAGCAAGGATTACGTGGTCAGGGACATTGGTCTCGCCGAGTGGGGCCGCAAGGAAATCGACATCGCCGAGACCGAAATGCCCGGCCTGATGGTGACCCGTGCCGAGTACGGCCCGGCGCAGCCCTTGAAGGGCGCCCGCATCGCCGGCTCGCTGCACATGACCATCCAGACCGCGGTGCTGATCGAGACGCTGGCCGCGCTCGGCGCCGACATCCGCTGGGCGTCGTGCAACATCTACTCGACCCAGGACCACGCCGCCGCCGCCATCGCCGACCGCGGCATTCCGGTGTTCGCCGTCAAGGGCGAAAGCCTGGAAGACTACTGGGAATACACCCATAAGATCTTCGAGTGGGCCGACGGCGGCGTGCCCAACATGATCCTCGACGACGGCGGCGACGCGACGCTGCTGGTTCACCTCGGCTTGCGCGCCGAGCAGGGCGACACCGCGTTCCTCGACGGCGCCACCAATGAGGAAGAGGAAGTGCTGTTCGCCGCCATCAAGCGGCGCCTCAAGCACAAGCCGGGCTGGTACTCCAAGCTCGCCGGCTCGATCCGCGGCGTCACCGAGGAGACCACGACCGGCGTCCACCGCCTCTACATCATGGAGCGCGAAGGCAAGCTGCTGTTCCCGGCGATCAACGTCAATGACAGCGTGACGAAGTCGAAGTTCGACAATCTCTATGGCTGCCGCGAATCGCTGGTCGACGGCATCCGCCGCGGCACCGACGTGATGATGGCCGGCAAGGTGGCGATGGTTGCCGGCTTCGGCGACGTCGGCAAGGGCTCGGCCGCCTCGCTGCGCCAGGCCGGCTGCCGGGTGCTGGTGTCGGAAATCGACCCGATCTGCGCCCTGCAGGCGGCGATGGAGGGCTACGAGGTCACCACGATGGAGGACGCCGCTGCTCGCGCCGACATCTTCGTCACCGCCACCGGCAACCTCGACGTCATCACCATCGACCACATGCGGGCGATGAAGGACCGGGCGATCGTCTGCAACATCGGCCATTTCGATTCCGAGATTCAGGTGGCCTCGCTCAAGAACCTCAAGTGGCACAACGTCAAGCCGCAGGTCGACGAGATCGAGTTCCCGGAAGGAAAGCGCATCATCCTTTTGTCGGAAGGCCGCCTGGTGAACCTCGGCAACGCCATGGGCCACCCGAGCTTCGTGATGAGCGCCTCGTTCACCAACCAGACGCTGGCGCAGATCGAGCTGTTCACCAAGCCGGGCCAGTACGACAAGAAGGTCTACACCCTGCCCAAGCACCTCGATGAGAAGGTGGCGCGGCTGCACCTCGACAAGATCGGCGTGAAGCTGACGAAGCTGTCCGAAAAGCAGGCCACCTACATCGACGTTCCGGTGGCCGGCCCCTACAAGCCGGACCATTACCGCTACTGA
- a CDS encoding siderophore ABC transporter substrate-binding protein → MTFLLRTGFPHKRAAMRSAGLSVARANRGTGGAGVVRTLVVAGVLTAFPLASPFVRAEIVVTHGGGTTTLPDRPQRVLVFDPAALDTLDKLGVEVTGVPGSNLPDYLAGYRDPRYLKIGTLFEPDYEAVAAATPDLIIVGARSAAKRRDLSSIAPTINLAVEDRHFVDGVKRNVETLGRVFGKEAEASALLSRIDGAVARVRADAPGAGTALMVMVNGGKLTAYGPGSRFGWLHDELGVKPAIAEVKAATHGEVISFEFLLKTDPDWLLVLDRDAAVGRSTEAARKVLDNDLIAATRAAKAGRILYLDPVRWYITGGGGAAFATIAEDLALALEAGRSQ, encoded by the coding sequence ATGACGTTCCTGCTGCGGACCGGATTCCCGCATAAGCGCGCGGCCATGCGATCAGCGGGCCTGTCAGTCGCTCGCGCCAACCGAGGCACGGGCGGTGCCGGCGTGGTGCGCACACTCGTCGTCGCCGGCGTTCTGACCGCGTTTCCTCTTGCGAGCCCGTTTGTGCGTGCGGAAATCGTCGTGACGCATGGCGGCGGAACGACGACCCTGCCCGACCGCCCCCAGCGGGTGCTCGTCTTTGATCCGGCGGCCCTCGACACCCTGGACAAACTGGGCGTGGAGGTGACGGGCGTGCCGGGCTCGAACCTGCCCGACTACCTCGCCGGATATCGCGACCCCCGCTACCTCAAGATCGGCACCCTGTTCGAGCCCGACTACGAGGCCGTCGCCGCAGCCACGCCCGATCTCATCATCGTCGGCGCACGCTCGGCGGCAAAGCGCCGGGACCTTTCTTCGATCGCGCCCACCATCAACCTCGCCGTCGAGGATCGCCATTTCGTGGACGGCGTGAAACGCAATGTGGAGACCCTCGGCCGTGTCTTCGGCAAGGAGGCGGAGGCTTCGGCGCTGCTGTCGCGCATCGACGGGGCGGTGGCGCGCGTGCGTGCCGATGCGCCCGGCGCAGGCACGGCGCTGATGGTGATGGTCAACGGCGGCAAGCTCACCGCCTACGGGCCCGGATCCCGCTTCGGCTGGCTGCACGACGAACTCGGGGTGAAGCCGGCGATCGCCGAAGTGAAGGCCGCCACCCATGGCGAGGTGATCTCCTTCGAGTTCCTCCTGAAGACCGACCCCGACTGGCTGCTGGTGCTCGACCGCGATGCCGCCGTCGGGCGCAGCACCGAGGCGGCTCGCAAGGTGCTGGACAACGACCTCATCGCCGCCACCCGCGCCGCCAAGGCGGGTCGCATCCTCTATCTCGACCCGGTGCGCTGGTACATCACGGGCGGCGGCGGCGCGGCGTTCGCCACCATCGCCGAA
- a CDS encoding alpha/beta hydrolase — translation MDGDDLQFLAVGTGAAKREIAVRAAAGRGPMVLWCGGFRSDMGGTKAVHLAAWAASAGRAYVRFDYSGHGESEGRFEDGTIGRWAEEAQAVLDAFCPGETVVVGSSMGGWVALLLARALLAEPGRLKGMVLVAPAPDFTEDLMWPKLPPEGRRAVMEAGAWLAPSQYGEEPYPITRGLIEDGRTHLLLGEVVRTGCPVRILQGMADPDVPWQHTMTLVERLAQDDAALTLIKDGDHRLSRPEDLTLLVRAVEDVSA, via the coding sequence ATGGACGGCGATGATCTGCAATTCCTTGCTGTCGGTACCGGTGCAGCCAAGCGCGAAATCGCGGTGCGCGCCGCCGCCGGCCGCGGCCCGATGGTGTTGTGGTGCGGCGGGTTCCGGTCGGACATGGGCGGCACCAAGGCGGTCCACCTCGCCGCGTGGGCGGCGTCGGCCGGCCGGGCCTATGTCCGCTTCGATTATTCCGGCCACGGCGAGTCCGAAGGCCGGTTCGAGGACGGCACCATCGGCCGCTGGGCGGAGGAGGCGCAGGCGGTGCTCGACGCCTTCTGTCCGGGCGAGACCGTGGTGGTGGGCTCCTCGATGGGGGGCTGGGTCGCGCTGCTGCTCGCCCGCGCCCTCCTGGCCGAGCCGGGGCGGCTCAAGGGCATGGTGCTGGTGGCGCCCGCGCCCGACTTCACCGAGGACCTGATGTGGCCCAAGCTGCCGCCCGAGGGCCGGCGCGCGGTGATGGAGGCGGGGGCATGGCTGGCGCCCTCGCAATACGGCGAGGAGCCCTATCCCATCACCCGCGGGCTGATCGAAGACGGCCGCACCCACCTCCTGCTCGGCGAGGTGGTGCGCACCGGCTGCCCGGTGCGCATCCTGCAGGGCATGGCCGATCCCGACGTGCCCTGGCAGCACACCATGACGCTGGTCGAGCGGCTTGCCCAGGACGACGCCGCGCTGACCCTGATCAAGGACGGCGACCACCGGCTGTCGCGGCCGGAAGACCTCACGCTACTGGTGCGCGCGGTCGAGGATGTGAGCGCCTGA